In Halogeometricum sp. S1BR25-6, a single genomic region encodes these proteins:
- a CDS encoding ferritin family protein: MSVGRRVTSDHQLARLLQIGIVLEEVVEARAHHHYQSLADDERELDEEIEELLEHAAEESAEHRDRLEGIIADLDAESIPFEDIETLVEAQYGSTKPEDFDGVLYDQLCNEETAYKFYDDLIDAIEASEAEFSVDREHLVRLLTEIREEEAEGVESVTRIMETRE, encoded by the coding sequence ATGAGCGTCGGTCGCCGCGTCACCTCAGACCACCAACTCGCCCGTCTCCTCCAGATCGGCATCGTCTTAGAGGAAGTGGTCGAGGCGCGGGCGCACCACCACTACCAATCGCTCGCGGACGACGAGCGCGAACTCGACGAGGAGATAGAGGAACTGCTCGAACACGCCGCCGAGGAGTCCGCGGAGCACCGCGACCGCTTGGAGGGAATCATCGCGGACCTCGACGCCGAGAGCATCCCCTTCGAGGACATCGAGACGCTCGTGGAGGCGCAGTACGGCAGCACCAAACCGGAAGACTTCGACGGCGTCCTCTACGACCAACTGTGCAACGAGGAGACGGCCTACAAGTTCTACGACGACCTCATCGACGCCATCGAGGCCAGCGAGGCGGAGTTCAGCGTCGACAGGGAGCATCTCGTCCGCCTGCTCACCGAGATTCGAGAGGAGGAGGCCGAAGGCGTCGAATCAGTGACCCGAATCATGGAGACGCGCGAATGA
- a CDS encoding metal-dependent transcriptional regulator, which yields MNTADQYVKAIYLLQEMEDGPAATGALADMLDVSPASANEMIGKLEERGLAEHEKYKGVRLTDEGIVRARDALKTYCIIERFLANVLDVEEFRGEARELEPVIDDIVAERLDTIIDRNDECPDCFDPETDACCYLEVAEVEERPAD from the coding sequence ATGAACACCGCAGACCAGTACGTAAAGGCAATTTACCTCCTACAGGAGATGGAAGACGGCCCGGCAGCGACCGGCGCTCTCGCGGACATGCTCGACGTGAGTCCGGCGAGCGCGAACGAGATGATCGGCAAACTCGAAGAGCGCGGGCTCGCCGAACACGAGAAGTACAAGGGCGTCCGCCTCACCGACGAAGGTATCGTGCGCGCGCGCGACGCGCTCAAGACCTACTGCATCATCGAGCGGTTCCTCGCGAACGTCCTCGACGTCGAAGAGTTCCGCGGGGAGGCGCGCGAACTCGAACCCGTCATCGACGACATCGTCGCCGAGCGACTCGACACCATCATCGACCGCAACGACGAGTGCCCCGACTGCTTCGACCCCGAGACCGACGCCTGCTGTTACCTCGAAGTGGCCGAAGTCGAAGAACGCCCGGCCGACTAA
- a CDS encoding APC family permease: MSTENQTGDPAGNQGGDLGLTGAVSMALGGMIGGGIYAVLGVVVNISGQLAWLSFVLAGLVALCAGYSYIKLNQLSDPEGASPTYLEWFADSSTLAGMAGWTLLFGYVGSMAMYAYAFGSYFVDIISIDQLFGLPMRPLLSLAIIGIFVALNLVGVEESGWVEIVLVVVKIAVLVGFVGFGLWFGSGNGGIQTGLGSIEGITFEPIMAAAMSFVAFQGWQLLMYSQATIKDHSDTNPTAIYISIPTAVLIYIGVAIVTTSIVGVSLVSQHPEVALATAASQFGGSWGHLIISLSALFSTASAINATLFTSAQFSDRLIENDLLPTRLDTETPDEFEEGALPKRIILLLGVLTAAFTVVGSLEGITSFASLTFIVVFGGMSYLALTQRDHEDVSAIPPAIGLVGTVVFLPLMMINLFNTQRTVFYTVVAISLVVTLVELAYFRTDILEERTERDVSRSD, translated from the coding sequence ATGTCTACAGAGAACCAAACGGGCGATCCCGCCGGGAACCAAGGGGGGGACCTCGGTCTCACGGGGGCCGTGTCGATGGCCCTCGGCGGGATGATCGGTGGCGGCATCTACGCCGTCCTCGGCGTCGTCGTGAACATCTCCGGGCAACTCGCGTGGCTCTCGTTCGTGTTGGCCGGTCTCGTCGCACTGTGCGCCGGCTACTCGTACATCAAACTGAACCAACTGAGCGACCCCGAAGGGGCGTCGCCGACGTACCTCGAGTGGTTCGCCGACAGTTCCACGCTCGCCGGGATGGCGGGGTGGACGCTCCTGTTCGGGTACGTCGGGTCGATGGCGATGTACGCCTACGCCTTCGGGAGCTACTTCGTCGACATCATCAGTATCGACCAACTGTTCGGACTGCCGATGCGACCCCTGCTATCGCTGGCTATCATCGGAATCTTCGTCGCGCTCAACCTCGTCGGCGTCGAGGAGTCCGGTTGGGTCGAAATCGTTCTGGTCGTCGTCAAGATAGCCGTCCTCGTCGGCTTCGTCGGCTTCGGACTCTGGTTCGGGTCCGGCAACGGCGGCATCCAGACCGGTCTCGGGTCGATCGAAGGGATTACCTTCGAACCCATCATGGCCGCCGCGATGTCGTTCGTCGCGTTCCAGGGCTGGCAACTCCTGATGTACTCGCAGGCGACCATCAAGGACCACAGCGACACCAACCCCACCGCCATCTACATCTCGATTCCGACGGCGGTGCTCATCTACATCGGCGTCGCCATCGTCACCACCAGCATCGTCGGCGTCTCTCTGGTCTCTCAGCACCCCGAAGTCGCGCTGGCGACGGCCGCCTCCCAGTTCGGCGGGAGTTGGGGCCACCTCATCATCTCGCTGTCGGCGCTGTTCTCCACGGCCAGCGCCATCAACGCGACGCTGTTCACCAGCGCGCAGTTCTCCGACCGACTCATCGAGAACGACCTGCTGCCCACCCGCCTCGACACCGAGACGCCCGACGAGTTCGAGGAGGGGGCGCTCCCGAAGCGCATCATCCTCCTGCTCGGCGTGCTGACCGCCGCGTTCACCGTCGTCGGGAGCCTCGAAGGCATCACGTCGTTCGCGTCGCTGACGTTCATCGTCGTCTTCGGCGGGATGAGCTACCTCGCGCTCACCCAACGCGACCACGAGGACGTCTCCGCGATTCCGCCCGCCATCGGACTCGTTGGGACCGTCGTCTTCCTGCCGCTGATGATGATCAACCTGTTTAACACCCAGCGCACGGTGTTCTACACCGTCGTGGCAATCAGCCTCGTCGTCACGCTGGTCGAACTCGCCTACTTCCGGACGGACATCCTCGAAGAACGGACGGAACGGGACGTCTCGAGAAGCGACTGA
- a CDS encoding diacylglycerol/lipid kinase family protein: MKHTTETGVDEPVAGAMPQTDRERWIILNPVSGTADHAEQVRELAAERGYRVEETDREGHAAELARRAAAGDVTLLAVAGGDGTLHEVVNGLHDEDALDRITVVPLPVGTENIVANNLDIRSVEQGFDVVETGARRRIDLGVADGELFAMSCIAGLLADASIATSDELKERFGSMAFVVAGLQEMATFDGLQVDLTAVSQGEETRWSGEAVCVLVGNIRRFAKEGGQANVEDGHLEVVIIEQMPTTEMVAEALTQRVLGEETENVFHVRASQLQISTADEETIDFSLDGEPHSDSELILYTHPRSLRVCVGPDYDPSPFYS; encoded by the coding sequence ATGAAACATACGACGGAGACGGGGGTCGACGAACCCGTCGCCGGCGCGATGCCGCAGACGGACCGGGAGCGGTGGATTATCCTCAACCCGGTGAGCGGGACGGCCGACCACGCCGAGCAAGTGCGGGAACTCGCGGCCGAACGCGGCTACCGGGTCGAGGAGACCGACCGCGAGGGGCACGCCGCCGAACTCGCGCGGCGCGCGGCGGCGGGCGACGTCACCCTCCTCGCCGTCGCCGGCGGGGACGGCACCCTCCACGAAGTCGTGAACGGCCTCCACGACGAGGACGCCCTCGACCGGATAACCGTCGTTCCTCTCCCCGTCGGAACCGAGAACATCGTGGCGAACAACCTCGACATCCGGAGCGTCGAACAGGGGTTCGACGTGGTCGAGACGGGGGCGCGGCGGCGAATCGACCTCGGCGTCGCCGACGGCGAACTGTTCGCGATGTCCTGCATCGCCGGCCTCCTCGCGGACGCGAGCATCGCCACCTCGGACGAACTGAAAGAGCGGTTCGGTTCGATGGCGTTCGTCGTCGCCGGCCTCCAGGAGATGGCGACGTTCGACGGTCTGCAGGTCGACCTGACCGCCGTCTCGCAGGGCGAGGAGACGCGGTGGTCCGGCGAGGCAGTCTGCGTCCTCGTCGGGAACATCCGTCGGTTCGCCAAGGAGGGCGGGCAGGCGAACGTCGAGGACGGCCACCTCGAAGTCGTCATCATCGAGCAGATGCCGACGACGGAGATGGTCGCCGAAGCGCTCACGCAACGCGTGCTCGGCGAGGAGACGGAGAACGTGTTTCACGTGCGGGCGAGTCAACTCCAAATCAGCACGGCGGACGAGGAGACCATCGACTTCAGCCTCGACGGCGAACCCCACTCCGACAGCGAACTCATCCTGTACACCCACCCGCGGTCGCTCCGGGTCTGCGTCGGCCCCGACTACGACCCCTCGCCGTTCTACTCCTGA
- a CDS encoding alanyl-tRNA editing protein: MTSEPLYLEETTRRTFEATVESVAGDRAVLDRTCFYPTGGGQPHDIGRLRDDTGREWRVADVTKTDEILHALDGDPPDPGTAIVGEIDWERRHAHMRYHTAQHLLSAVLLEIYDAETTGNQLYDDHAHLDCAYERFERSDLDRIEARVNELVADARPVRWYSLDRETAEASLDPARTRIHLLPDAITEVRIVEILGVDGEEPFDRTACAGTHIANTGEVGRVDVTGRRTQGASEERVEFVLR, translated from the coding sequence ATGACAAGCGAACCGCTCTACTTGGAAGAGACGACGCGCCGGACCTTCGAGGCGACGGTCGAGTCCGTCGCCGGCGACAGGGCCGTCCTCGACCGGACCTGCTTTTACCCCACCGGCGGCGGCCAACCGCACGACATCGGCCGACTCCGGGATGACACGGGCCGCGAGTGGCGCGTCGCGGACGTGACGAAGACGGACGAAATCCTTCACGCGCTCGACGGCGACCCGCCGGACCCGGGTACCGCCATCGTCGGCGAAATAGACTGGGAGCGACGACACGCGCACATGCGGTACCACACGGCACAGCACCTCCTCTCGGCGGTCCTCCTCGAAATCTACGACGCGGAGACGACGGGCAACCAACTGTACGACGACCACGCGCACCTCGACTGCGCCTACGAGCGCTTCGAGCGGTCGGACCTCGACCGCATCGAGGCGCGCGTGAACGAACTGGTCGCCGACGCGCGACCGGTGCGGTGGTACTCACTCGACCGCGAGACGGCCGAGGCGTCACTGGACCCCGCGCGCACGCGCATCCACCTGCTCCCGGACGCTATCACGGAGGTTCGCATCGTGGAGATACTGGGTGTGGACGGCGAGGAACCGTTCGACCGGACCGCCTGCGCCGGGACACACATCGCAAACACCGGAGAGGTCGGACGAGTGGACGTGACGGGGCGTCGGACGCAGGGGGCGAGCGAGGAGCGAGTCGAGTTCGTCCTGCGCTGA
- a CDS encoding HD domain-containing protein, which produces MGVEIKESPVSDAEFETMKRFVSDYLSASVENEEDGGRMRWYPWHSAEYRFNHILNVVELASKIAEREGADEDVVRVAALFHDIAKLEADQEEHAEEGARVAREYLATHGEFPQSFVEQVCQVVEDHSYQGSLADVTLETRCLIEADILDKVGANGTVLMLLRMGYEARTHMDASEMVERVLERGRAATDRVESDAAESIAYQRLKRVKWFREWLEEEVPGMEHDEFGEA; this is translated from the coding sequence GTGGGCGTTGAGATAAAGGAGTCGCCCGTCTCCGACGCCGAGTTCGAGACGATGAAGCGGTTCGTCAGCGACTACCTCTCCGCCAGCGTCGAGAACGAGGAAGACGGCGGCCGGATGCGGTGGTACCCGTGGCACAGCGCCGAATACCGGTTCAATCACATCCTCAACGTCGTCGAGTTGGCCTCGAAAATAGCCGAACGGGAGGGCGCCGACGAGGACGTCGTCCGCGTCGCCGCGCTGTTCCACGACATCGCGAAACTCGAGGCCGACCAGGAAGAACACGCCGAGGAGGGCGCGCGCGTCGCCCGCGAGTACCTCGCGACGCACGGCGAGTTCCCCCAATCGTTCGTCGAACAGGTGTGCCAGGTCGTCGAGGACCACTCCTATCAGGGCTCGCTCGCGGACGTGACCTTAGAGACGCGGTGTCTCATCGAGGCGGACATCCTCGACAAGGTCGGCGCCAACGGCACCGTGCTGATGCTCCTCCGGATGGGCTATGAGGCCCGGACGCACATGGACGCCTCCGAGATGGTCGAACGCGTCCTCGAACGGGGCCGCGCGGCGACCGACCGGGTCGAGAGCGACGCCGCCGAGAGCATCGCCTACCAGCGTCTCAAACGCGTGAAGTGGTTCCGCGAGTGGCTCGAAGAGGAGGTTCCCGGCATGGAGCACGACGAGTTCGGCGAGGCCTGA